The following are encoded in a window of Phycisphaerae bacterium genomic DNA:
- a CDS encoding bifunctional enoyl-CoA hydratase/phosphate acetyltransferase, with product MSAAATMDSKTERRHDAYEKLLQRCRALEPVVTAVAYPCEETALTGPVEAAEARLIKPILVGPRQKIRDVAKSAGLTIDCYEIVDVPDSHAAAAKAVELVRSARAEILMKGSLHTDEFMGAIVASATGLRTGRRISHAFVMSVPTYSKALIITDSAINIAPTLDDKRDICQNAIDLAHSLGLELPKVAILSAVETVTTKIPSTIDAAALCKMADRGQITGALLDGPLAMDNAINLEAAHTKGIDSAVAGDADILIAPDLEAGNILAKQLTFLAKADAAGLVLGARVPIILTSRADSVRVRMASCGVALLVAHARRTGQAVGNAS from the coding sequence ATGAGCGCAGCAGCAACGATGGACTCAAAAACCGAACGACGCCACGACGCCTACGAGAAATTACTTCAACGATGCCGGGCGCTCGAGCCGGTGGTGACGGCCGTGGCGTATCCGTGTGAGGAAACGGCGTTGACCGGTCCCGTGGAGGCGGCCGAAGCTCGGCTGATCAAGCCGATTCTGGTGGGTCCGCGGCAGAAGATCCGCGACGTCGCCAAGTCCGCGGGATTGACGATCGATTGCTACGAAATTGTGGATGTGCCCGACAGCCACGCGGCGGCGGCGAAGGCGGTCGAACTCGTCCGCTCGGCCCGCGCCGAGATTCTGATGAAGGGCAGCCTGCACACGGACGAATTTATGGGCGCCATCGTTGCTTCGGCCACGGGGCTGCGCACCGGTCGGCGGATCAGCCACGCATTTGTCATGTCCGTCCCGACCTATTCCAAGGCTCTGATCATTACTGATTCGGCAATCAACATCGCCCCGACCCTCGACGACAAGCGGGACATCTGCCAGAACGCGATCGACCTGGCCCATAGCCTGGGTCTGGAGTTGCCAAAGGTCGCCATTCTCTCCGCAGTCGAGACAGTTACCACGAAAATTCCCTCGACGATCGACGCGGCGGCGCTGTGCAAAATGGCTGACCGCGGACAGATTACCGGCGCGTTGCTTGACGGGCCGCTGGCCATGGACAACGCGATCAATCTCGAAGCGGCCCATACCAAGGGGATCGATTCGGCGGTCGCGGGCGACGCGGATATCCTCATCGCCCCCGATTTGGAGGCAGGGAACATCCTGGCCAAACAGTTGACATTCCTGGCGAAGGCCGACGCCGCCGGATTGGTGCTAGGCGCGCGCGTTCCCATCATCCTCACGAGCCGCGCCGACAGCGTGCGCGTGCGCATGGCCTCCTGCGGTGTCGCGCTGCTGGTCGCGCACGCGCGGCGGACCGGCCAAGCCGTCGGCAACGCCTCTTGA
- the fabI gene encoding enoyl-ACP reductase FabI has product MADISSPPLLGRKALVLGVANEHSIAFGCARAFRKVGAELALTYLNEKAKPFVEPLARQLEAAIFEPLDVQKPGQLEAVFERIRQTWGRLDIALHSIAFAPKEDLQGGLLNCSPEGFSLAMDVSCHSFVRMARLAAPLMNDGGTLLAMSYHGANKVVPNYAVMGPVKAALEAAVRYLAHELGPKGIRVHAISPGPIKTRAASGLKDFDLLLNNAANRAPVGELVDIDDVGMTAAYLATPYARRVTGSTTYVDGGLSIMG; this is encoded by the coding sequence ATGGCTGACATTTCCTCGCCACCGTTACTCGGGCGAAAGGCGCTGGTGCTCGGAGTGGCCAACGAGCACTCGATCGCCTTCGGTTGTGCCCGTGCCTTCCGGAAGGTCGGCGCCGAATTAGCCCTCACGTACCTGAACGAAAAGGCCAAGCCATTCGTCGAGCCGTTGGCCCGGCAGTTGGAGGCCGCCATCTTCGAACCTCTCGACGTGCAGAAGCCCGGACAACTCGAAGCAGTTTTCGAGCGCATTCGACAGACCTGGGGCCGACTGGACATCGCCCTCCACTCGATCGCCTTTGCGCCGAAGGAGGACCTCCAAGGCGGCCTGCTCAACTGTTCGCCGGAAGGATTCTCGCTGGCCATGGACGTGTCCTGCCATTCGTTCGTTCGGATGGCACGATTAGCGGCCCCGCTCATGAACGACGGCGGGACGCTCCTTGCCATGAGTTACCACGGCGCGAACAAGGTCGTTCCCAACTACGCCGTAATGGGCCCGGTGAAGGCGGCGTTGGAGGCGGCTGTGCGCTACCTGGCCCATGAACTGGGGCCGAAAGGAATCCGCGTCCACGCCATCTCTCCCGGCCCGATTAAGACGCGCGCCGCGTCCGGTCTCAAGGACTTCGACTTGTTATTGAACAATGCGGCGAATCGCGCGCCGGTCGGGGAACTGGTCGACATTGACGACGTCGGTATGACTGCCGCATATCTGGCGACACCATACGCCCGCCGCGTCACTGGCAGCACGACCTACGTCGATGGCGGACTGAGCATAATGGGTTAG
- a CDS encoding acetate/propionate family kinase: MNDAIIVLNAGSSSLKFSIYAMVDQRLDLKARGQIEGLGTAPHFKAKDCDGRSLADHTLGESSAKFGHPEAFAHLAEWVRSEFGGQLRAVAIGHRIAHGGPDFVKATRIDDDVLSRLEQLIPLVPLHQPHNIAAIKAVAKLRPDMTQVACFDTAFHQGRAKVTERLGLPDQMFRRGVRRWGFHGLSYESISRQFREIAPEVAAGRVIVAHLGSGASLCAMNNGRSVETTMGFSALDGVPMGTRCGSLDPGVILYLLREGWDLERLEDLLYKKSGLLGISTVSNDVRVLLDNSNPLAADAIEYFVYRVVREIGSLAAALGGLDALIFTAGIGENSPVIRERVCLGAAWLGIDIDREANRQNKRRISMPGPKPSVWMIPTDEEGVIASQTNEIVCAMANRTRND, encoded by the coding sequence ATGAATGATGCCATCATTGTTCTCAACGCCGGTTCGTCGAGCCTGAAGTTCTCGATTTATGCGATGGTCGATCAGCGACTGGACCTCAAAGCGCGGGGACAAATCGAGGGCCTCGGCACGGCGCCGCACTTCAAAGCCAAGGATTGCGACGGTCGGTCGTTGGCGGACCACACCCTGGGAGAATCGTCTGCGAAGTTCGGTCATCCCGAGGCCTTCGCACATTTGGCGGAGTGGGTGCGGTCGGAGTTTGGCGGGCAATTGAGGGCTGTGGCCATCGGCCATCGCATTGCCCACGGCGGGCCGGATTTCGTCAAAGCGACGCGGATCGATGACGACGTCTTGTCGCGATTGGAGCAGCTCATCCCTCTGGTGCCCCTCCATCAACCGCACAACATCGCCGCCATCAAGGCCGTCGCCAAACTGCGACCCGACATGACTCAGGTCGCCTGCTTCGACACGGCCTTTCACCAGGGTCGGGCAAAAGTGACCGAGCGATTGGGACTGCCCGACCAGATGTTTCGGCGGGGGGTGCGCCGCTGGGGCTTCCACGGCCTCTCCTACGAATCCATTTCGCGGCAATTCCGGGAGATCGCCCCCGAAGTCGCGGCCGGCCGCGTGATCGTCGCACACCTGGGCAGCGGGGCGAGCCTGTGCGCGATGAATAATGGCCGCAGCGTGGAAACCACGATGGGTTTCTCCGCGCTGGACGGCGTGCCGATGGGGACGCGTTGCGGGAGCCTCGACCCCGGCGTCATCCTCTATCTCTTGCGGGAGGGCTGGGACCTCGAACGCCTCGAGGATCTGCTCTACAAGAAATCCGGGCTCCTGGGAATCTCGACCGTCAGTAATGATGTGCGCGTTCTACTCGATAACAGCAATCCGCTTGCAGCGGACGCGATTGAGTACTTCGTCTATCGCGTCGTACGCGAAATCGGATCGTTAGCAGCGGCGCTGGGCGGATTGGATGCGCTGATCTTCACGGCGGGTATTGGTGAGAATTCTCCCGTGATACGCGAGCGCGTGTGCCTGGGCGCGGCTTGGCTCGGAATTGACATCGATCGCGAGGCTAACCGGCAAAACAAACGGCGCATATCAATGCCCGGGCCGAAACCGTCCGTCTGGATGATCCCGACGGATGAGGAAGGCGTGATTGCCTCCCAAACGAATGAAATCGTCTGCGCAATGGCGAACCGGACGAGAAACGATTAG
- a CDS encoding DUF2092 domain-containing protein, which yields MTRLRQFLSPGMRLGVLTAAIAAGCAAPEPLTREVDSDADSHIKSMCKLLDSAKAFRFQVQATMDRPVDTGQLAQFHRTSDITVVRPDRLFANTESDEGSWSVWYRGKLLTILDRDENTYATETVPDRIGEMLDYLADEHDIVMPMADLLVGGTYESLLAEVEVGEYVGLHSVADTPCHHLLFHQENLEWQIWIDAGQQPLPRKLVITYFDEPDEPQYVATMDKWELAPTWSEETFTFTPPNGAASVSLSDLVASTEED from the coding sequence ATGACTCGTCTTCGCCAATTCCTATCGCCCGGAATGCGGTTGGGCGTCCTGACCGCGGCGATAGCGGCGGGATGCGCGGCGCCGGAGCCGTTGACCCGGGAAGTGGATTCGGATGCGGATTCGCACATCAAGAGCATGTGCAAACTCCTGGACAGTGCCAAGGCGTTTCGATTCCAGGTGCAAGCGACCATGGACCGACCGGTCGACACCGGGCAGCTTGCCCAATTCCATCGCACCAGTGATATTACGGTCGTGCGTCCCGATCGGCTCTTCGCCAATACAGAATCCGACGAAGGTTCGTGGTCGGTCTGGTATCGCGGCAAGTTACTGACGATTCTCGACCGGGACGAGAACACCTATGCGACCGAGACGGTGCCGGACCGCATCGGCGAGATGCTCGATTATCTGGCGGACGAACATGACATTGTCATGCCCATGGCCGACCTTCTGGTCGGGGGAACCTACGAATCACTGCTGGCGGAGGTAGAAGTCGGCGAATACGTCGGCCTTCATTCCGTGGCCGACACGCCGTGCCATCATCTCCTCTTTCACCAGGAAAACCTGGAATGGCAGATCTGGATCGACGCCGGCCAGCAGCCGCTGCCCCGAAAACTGGTGATCACTTACTTCGACGAGCCTGATGAGCCCCAATATGTCGCGACGATGGACAAATGGGAACTCGCGCCGACCTGGTCCGAAGAGACCTTCACCTTCACGCCTCCCAACGGCGCTGCCAGTGTTTCGTTGTCGGACTTGGTCGCCTCGACCGAGGAGGACTGA
- a CDS encoding DUF6515 family protein yields the protein MTRGKYLRLAIIGILAIALLDCAAYAFGRGGRGGGGRGGGGSRGGGSRGGYRSSGGGSRSSYSNHGSIRYSGSSRSGSRSSSPSYSRGGSSYGSGRSSYGGSSYSRSSTPSYSGSRSSTGAGRSYGSSYSRSSTPSFRSSGSGYGQRSYGGAYGSRSYSRPATPSYRPSNSGSIIHSGSATGPRGNTIAGAVGPRGGTAVGIEGSRGGTAGAIQGPRGGGAARVEGPRGGSAGAIKGPRGGGAAGVQGPGGGTAGAVRGPRGAGAAGVSGPRGGTAGAVWGPNGRDIAAGQGPYGNRFVTNLPAGAINYPWRGQDYWHSGYGWWRPSWVGDSMYYGWAYPPIGYWYSSLPDDNESVVINNTTYYESEGVYYQEGEQEGQKGYVVAEAPVAADAPDASAADEVENPYKILKNMCIYVANLDRFTADASTTHDQVRETGEKVQVSSRRKISVSRPDKIAVDVKDDNGERRVVYDGQTVSMLDRTKNIYTAVEVPNTIDGALDKLAQDYNIILPLGDLLYKDLYDRMEARAASGQYLGIHQAGEFKCHHLAFTTESSSWQIWIDAGNVPIPRRITIDYGQGADRSRYSADIVEWTPWTTFSAETFAFTLPPDVNRFEFEAN from the coding sequence ATGACTCGGGGAAAATATCTTCGGCTTGCCATAATCGGAATACTCGCGATTGCACTCCTGGATTGTGCCGCCTATGCCTTCGGACGCGGCGGGCGTGGCGGTGGAGGTCGTGGAGGCGGCGGCTCCCGTGGGGGAGGTTCTCGGGGCGGCTATCGCAGCAGCGGAGGCGGCAGCCGGTCGTCCTATTCCAACCACGGCAGTATCCGCTATTCAGGTTCTTCTCGATCGGGGTCGCGATCCTCTTCGCCCTCATACTCGCGCGGCGGCTCATCGTATGGAAGCGGGAGGTCATCGTATGGTGGGTCGTCATACTCCCGGTCGTCGACGCCCTCTTACTCCGGTTCCAGATCGTCAACCGGGGCGGGAAGGTCATACGGAAGCTCCTATTCGAGGTCTTCAACGCCATCCTTTCGGTCGAGCGGAAGCGGCTATGGGCAGCGATCTTATGGCGGGGCCTACGGAAGCCGGTCCTACTCGCGACCCGCAACTCCTTCCTACCGACCTTCGAACAGCGGATCAATCATTCACAGCGGATCCGCTACCGGACCGCGGGGCAACACGATCGCCGGCGCAGTCGGTCCGCGCGGTGGTACCGCGGTAGGAATCGAGGGCTCCCGAGGTGGCACGGCCGGCGCGATTCAGGGTCCGCGCGGCGGCGGCGCTGCACGCGTCGAAGGCCCGCGCGGCGGATCAGCCGGCGCTATCAAGGGCCCGCGCGGTGGCGGCGCTGCGGGCGTTCAAGGGCCCGGCGGCGGGACCGCCGGCGCGGTTCGTGGACCACGCGGGGCCGGCGCGGCGGGAGTCAGCGGCCCGCGTGGAGGAACGGCGGGCGCGGTATGGGGGCCAAACGGTCGCGACATTGCCGCCGGTCAGGGACCATACGGCAATCGCTTTGTCACCAATCTCCCCGCTGGCGCCATTAATTATCCGTGGCGCGGACAGGACTATTGGCACTCGGGCTATGGTTGGTGGCGGCCAAGTTGGGTCGGCGACAGCATGTACTACGGCTGGGCCTATCCGCCCATCGGATACTGGTACTCGTCGTTGCCTGACGACAACGAATCGGTCGTCATCAACAACACGACCTATTACGAGTCCGAGGGGGTGTATTACCAGGAGGGTGAACAGGAGGGGCAGAAGGGATATGTCGTCGCCGAAGCGCCCGTCGCCGCGGACGCCCCGGATGCTTCCGCCGCCGATGAGGTCGAAAACCCTTACAAGATCCTCAAGAACATGTGCATCTACGTGGCGAACCTCGATCGATTCACCGCTGACGCCAGTACGACGCACGATCAGGTGCGGGAAACAGGCGAAAAGGTCCAAGTCTCGTCCCGCCGCAAGATCAGCGTCAGCCGACCGGACAAGATCGCCGTGGATGTGAAGGATGACAACGGTGAGCGACGGGTCGTGTACGACGGCCAGACGGTATCGATGCTCGATCGCACGAAAAACATCTACACGGCGGTGGAGGTACCCAATACCATCGACGGCGCGCTCGACAAACTCGCCCAGGATTACAACATCATCCTGCCCTTGGGAGATCTCCTCTACAAGGATCTCTACGATCGCATGGAAGCGAGAGCGGCGTCCGGGCAATACCTTGGAATCCATCAGGCGGGCGAATTCAAGTGCCACCACCTGGCCTTCACGACGGAATCCTCGAGCTGGCAAATCTGGATTGACGCCGGCAACGTTCCCATCCCACGGAGAATCACGATCGACTACGGCCAGGGTGCCGATCGCTCGCGTTATTCCGCGGACATCGTGGAGTGGACCCCGTGGACCACTTTTTCGGCGGAGACGTTTGCGTTTACGCTGCCGCCCGACGTCAATCGCTTTGAATTCGAGGCAAACTGA
- a CDS encoding protein-glutamate O-methyltransferase CheR gives MSLAGIELFERHRDLLLRRSSRIGIVDPIELDSLLQRVEKGDPDAQQKFFCLLTTKFTGFFRHPRHFAMAAQHAMEAVRRNGRARLWSAGAATGEEPYSLAIAVIEVFQRDDLPINILATDVDVEALEIGRRGEYSETALRGLEPSRRQRFLGEDRNARRFVVADALRQLVDFRALNLADEKWPIDGPLDVIFCRNVLMYLETGLRHTVVERMASLLAPGGLLMLDPTEHLGKAGHLFESRGDGVYSLRGSSPTPRGGA, from the coding sequence TTGAGTCTTGCGGGGATTGAGTTGTTTGAACGGCATCGCGATCTTCTGCTCCGCCGAAGCAGTCGGATCGGAATTGTTGATCCTATTGAATTGGATTCACTGCTGCAGCGAGTCGAGAAGGGAGACCCGGATGCGCAGCAAAAATTCTTTTGTCTGCTGACGACAAAGTTCACCGGGTTCTTCCGCCATCCCCGGCACTTCGCTATGGCCGCACAACACGCAATGGAGGCGGTGCGCCGAAATGGTCGGGCGCGACTGTGGTCGGCGGGCGCGGCGACCGGCGAAGAGCCGTACTCACTGGCCATTGCCGTGATCGAAGTCTTCCAGCGTGACGACCTGCCCATTAACATCCTGGCCACGGATGTGGACGTGGAGGCGCTGGAAATCGGGCGGCGAGGCGAATATTCCGAAACAGCGCTACGCGGACTCGAACCGTCTCGGCGGCAGCGATTTCTAGGCGAGGATCGCAACGCCCGCCGGTTCGTTGTCGCCGATGCCTTGAGGCAATTGGTGGATTTCCGGGCCCTTAACCTTGCCGATGAGAAGTGGCCAATTGACGGTCCGTTGGATGTGATCTTCTGCCGAAACGTGCTCATGTACCTGGAAACCGGTTTGCGACACACCGTGGTGGAGCGCATGGCGTCGCTGCTCGCTCCCGGTGGTTTGCTGATGCTCGATCCGACCGAGCATCTCGGCAAGGCGGGTCACCTTTTCGAATCGCGTGGGGACGGCGTTTATTCGCTCCGGGGCTCCTCCCCTACGCCGCGCGGCGGCGCTTGA
- a CDS encoding response regulator — protein sequence MTIAKRLIILLAVPLVALGGLGVFIGVHLRETESRGRFVSESQIPSLAVLGNLSRSFAELRVNVRDCLLATDQAQRDAAKAAFDEDERVVTALLQQYGDSLITGERDRRLYNDFRDLSREWINGARQGFSLAESGRKDDAIAQFGTTLSAIGVRLSTVSNEWIQLNEDLATAAGRDAVATIEKTQRRMLIASSVALLLTAVLGYLTFRRIVHPIQALEASVQRIAAGDYAIDVPFTQATDETGGLARSIDVLKKGAAAMDEQRWVKSGAAQITRELQAATDLAEFGQRLVSELVPMLGGGIAGFYLLEQSPERLRRIASYGLAAESSSAESLGLGEGLIGQCARERKTITLTNLPPDYLQIASGLGSATPVQSVALPLLFKDDLLGVFEIASFRTFNSSEKALLEELLPVVAMSLEVLQRNLRTQELLSQTQEQARQLEEQTEELTQSQEELLAQKEELLTQQRELTTQREQLQKTELFYRSVLESAPDGMMVVDAGGIIRLANAQVEQLFGYTRDELVGSPVEVLVPDSIRDKHVSLRNSYLADPSARDMGSGMALTGRRKDGTLFPVEIGLSPVQGGDQTQIAVSIRDITERRQQQEALRQAKEAAEAATQAKSTFLATMSHEIRTPMNAIINMSGLALETDLTPKQQQYVSVAHSSAKNLLGIINDILDFSKIEADKLELETMPFSLRHELEHVTETFRAKVMEKHVELIVHVPTIVPDQLIGDALRFRQVLTNLIGNAFKFTEKGEVAVKVAVADAAPSGKATPTGYLDLLVSIRDTGIGMTEEQQGRLFAAFSQADTSTTRKYGGTGLGLAISRRLARMMEGDVTLESKPGVGTTFYFTARVGVDATQPAPAHTPPTRIREHPVLVVDDSETSRELLETLLSGWSIPVVTVGTAEEALALLDQRNNNGHDPFGLVILDWMLPGLDGIEAAARIRARPETKSLPIIIISAYAGREEEARCAEIGVNVFLPKPLTASSLFNSLVEAQGARVHAVRRGLDAPLEREFVGVRALLAEDNETNQLVALELFSRLGIELDIAENGRVAIDMARQNAGRYSAILMDMQMPEMDGLEATRLLRSDAAFRELPIIAMTANAMKHDLDACITAGMNDHITKPIDRAAMLKTLRKWLPRNVSTSATTSASPSPATPSGDDAPPVLEGINVADALARLGLGFSSLKKMLLRFADGQGKTLEELRAAVAAGDSSAAARHAHAIAGAAGNLGADTLRVAAKALEQAGRDGRRDLEKLLGAVNEHAAIVFRSIDRLRDGSASPTAEATRPLDGLKARAALERLSAALDQVDVSASGEALTDLTSLGAQTAWAGDVARLRELTDGYEFEEAAAAVATLLKRLETTS from the coding sequence ATGACCATCGCCAAACGCCTGATCATCTTGCTCGCCGTACCCCTTGTCGCGCTCGGCGGGCTCGGCGTTTTCATCGGTGTTCACCTGCGCGAGACAGAGTCCCGCGGCCGGTTTGTGTCGGAGTCCCAGATTCCGAGTCTCGCCGTTCTCGGCAACCTATCGCGGAGTTTCGCCGAACTCCGGGTGAATGTGCGAGACTGTTTGCTCGCCACCGACCAGGCGCAACGAGACGCGGCGAAGGCCGCGTTTGATGAGGATGAACGAGTCGTCACTGCCCTGCTTCAACAATATGGGGACAGCCTGATCACCGGCGAGCGGGACCGTCGTTTATACAACGACTTCCGAGACCTGAGCCGGGAGTGGATTAACGGCGCCAGGCAGGGCTTTTCCCTTGCCGAGTCGGGCCGAAAGGATGACGCCATCGCCCAGTTCGGCACCACGCTTTCTGCAATAGGCGTCCGATTAAGCACGGTTTCGAACGAGTGGATCCAGCTTAATGAAGATCTGGCGACGGCGGCCGGCCGGGACGCTGTCGCGACAATCGAGAAAACCCAGCGCCGAATGCTTATCGCCAGTTCTGTCGCGCTCCTGCTGACCGCGGTTCTGGGCTACCTGACTTTCCGACGTATCGTCCACCCCATTCAGGCGCTTGAAGCTTCGGTACAGCGAATAGCCGCCGGCGATTACGCGATCGACGTTCCCTTCACGCAGGCGACGGATGAGACCGGCGGACTGGCCCGATCGATTGACGTGCTTAAGAAAGGCGCCGCGGCGATGGACGAACAGCGCTGGGTCAAATCCGGCGCCGCCCAGATCACCCGGGAACTGCAGGCGGCGACAGACTTGGCCGAGTTTGGACAGCGGCTGGTCTCCGAGCTGGTTCCGATGCTCGGCGGAGGCATCGCGGGGTTCTATCTCCTCGAACAGTCGCCCGAGCGACTTCGGCGGATCGCTTCGTATGGCTTGGCCGCCGAGTCGAGTTCAGCGGAATCGCTGGGCCTCGGTGAGGGCCTGATCGGCCAATGCGCCCGCGAACGAAAGACCATTACGCTTACAAATCTCCCTCCGGACTATCTTCAGATCGCCTCCGGCCTGGGCTCGGCTACGCCGGTTCAGTCCGTGGCCCTGCCGCTGCTCTTCAAAGACGACCTCTTGGGCGTGTTCGAGATTGCCTCCTTCCGCACGTTCAACTCGTCGGAAAAAGCCCTGCTGGAAGAGTTGTTGCCGGTCGTCGCAATGAGCCTCGAAGTCCTGCAGCGCAATCTCCGCACGCAGGAGCTGCTCTCCCAGACGCAGGAACAAGCCCGACAGCTCGAGGAGCAGACCGAGGAATTGACCCAGTCCCAGGAAGAGCTGCTGGCCCAGAAAGAGGAATTGCTGACGCAGCAGCGCGAGCTGACCACGCAGCGCGAACAGCTGCAGAAGACGGAGTTGTTCTACCGCAGCGTCCTGGAATCCGCCCCGGACGGCATGATGGTGGTGGATGCCGGCGGGATTATCCGTCTGGCCAACGCGCAGGTGGAACAGTTGTTTGGCTACACGCGGGACGAACTCGTGGGGAGTCCCGTCGAAGTCCTCGTCCCCGATTCCATCCGCGATAAGCATGTCTCCCTTCGCAACTCGTACCTGGCCGATCCGAGCGCTCGAGACATGGGCAGCGGGATGGCGCTGACTGGCCGGCGCAAGGACGGGACCTTGTTCCCGGTCGAGATCGGCCTGAGCCCGGTCCAGGGCGGCGACCAGACGCAGATCGCCGTATCGATTCGTGACATCACCGAGCGCCGGCAGCAGCAGGAAGCGCTCCGTCAGGCGAAGGAAGCGGCCGAGGCGGCCACCCAGGCCAAGAGTACGTTTCTGGCGACGATGAGCCACGAAATCCGCACGCCGATGAATGCGATCATCAACATGAGCGGCCTGGCGCTGGAGACCGACCTGACGCCCAAGCAGCAGCAATACGTCAGCGTCGCCCACTCGTCGGCAAAGAATCTCCTCGGCATTATCAACGACATCCTCGATTTTTCGAAGATCGAGGCGGACAAGCTGGAACTGGAGACAATGCCGTTCAGCCTGCGGCATGAACTGGAACACGTCACCGAGACATTCCGCGCCAAGGTGATGGAAAAGCACGTGGAACTCATTGTGCACGTCCCGACCATCGTACCGGACCAATTGATAGGCGATGCGCTTCGATTTCGGCAAGTCCTGACCAACTTGATCGGCAACGCCTTCAAGTTCACCGAAAAGGGCGAGGTGGCCGTAAAAGTTGCAGTCGCTGACGCCGCTCCATCCGGCAAGGCTACGCCGACGGGCTATCTCGACTTGTTGGTCAGCATTCGCGATACCGGCATTGGCATGACGGAGGAACAACAAGGCCGGCTCTTTGCCGCCTTCAGCCAGGCCGATACGTCGACGACACGCAAGTACGGCGGCACCGGTCTGGGACTCGCCATCAGCCGGCGACTGGCACGGATGATGGAGGGGGACGTTACCCTCGAGAGCAAGCCGGGCGTCGGCACGACCTTCTACTTTACGGCGCGCGTCGGGGTCGATGCGACCCAGCCGGCGCCGGCTCACACGCCGCCCACGCGAATACGCGAGCATCCGGTCCTTGTAGTGGATGACAGCGAGACGAGCCGCGAGCTTCTGGAAACGCTCTTGAGCGGGTGGTCGATTCCCGTCGTCACCGTTGGGACGGCGGAGGAGGCTCTGGCGCTGCTCGATCAGCGAAACAACAACGGCCACGATCCCTTCGGCCTCGTGATCCTCGATTGGATGCTGCCCGGTCTGGATGGAATCGAGGCCGCCGCTCGCATCCGGGCACGACCGGAGACGAAATCGCTCCCGATCATCATCATCAGCGCCTATGCGGGGAGAGAGGAAGAAGCGCGCTGTGCCGAAATCGGGGTTAACGTCTTTCTTCCCAAGCCGCTTACCGCTTCGTCACTCTTTAACTCTCTGGTAGAGGCCCAGGGGGCGCGAGTTCACGCCGTCCGCCGCGGGTTGGACGCCCCGTTGGAGCGTGAATTTGTTGGTGTGCGCGCGCTCCTTGCGGAAGACAACGAAACCAACCAATTGGTGGCGCTGGAACTCTTTTCACGGCTGGGAATCGAGCTGGATATCGCTGAAAACGGGCGCGTGGCGATCGATATGGCACGTCAAAACGCCGGCCGCTATTCGGCGATCCTGATGGACATGCAGATGCCGGAAATGGACGGCCTGGAGGCAACGCGCCTCCTGCGGAGCGACGCCGCCTTCCGGGAACTTCCGATTATTGCCATGACCGCCAATGCCATGAAACACGATCTCGACGCCTGTATTACGGCGGGCATGAACGACCACATTACCAAGCCCATCGATCGAGCGGCGATGCTGAAGACGCTGCGAAAATGGTTGCCCCGCAATGTCTCGACAAGCGCCACGACCTCGGCATCGCCTTCGCCCGCCACACCGTCCGGCGATGATGCTCCTCCAGTTCTGGAAGGCATCAACGTCGCGGATGCCCTGGCCCGTCTCGGCCTCGGCTTCAGCAGCCTGAAGAAGATGCTGCTGCGCTTCGCGGACGGACAGGGCAAAACCCTCGAAGAGTTGCGCGCCGCCGTCGCCGCGGGCGATAGTTCCGCCGCGGCGCGACATGCGCACGCCATCGCCGGCGCCGCCGGAAATCTGGGGGCGGATACGCTCCGGGTAGCCGCCAAGGCGCTCGAGCAGGCGGGTCGGGATGGGCGCCGCGATCTCGAAAAGCTGCTCGGCGCGGTCAATGAACATGCCGCAATTGTCTTTCGCTCAATCGACCGGTTACGCGACGGATCGGCAAGCCCAACCGCAGAAGCGACCCGGCCGCTCGATGGCTTGAAGGCCCGCGCGGCGCTGGAAAGATTGTCGGCGGCACTTGACCAAGTCGACGTTTCCGCGTCCGGTGAAGCGCTCACAGACTTGACTTCGCTTGGAGCGCAAACGGCGTGGGCTGGCGACGTCGCGCGGTTGCGTGAATTGACCGACGGTTACGAATTTGAAGAAGCGGCCGCGGCGGTCGCCACCCTTTTGAAACGGTTGGAGACCACGTCGTGA